Genomic segment of Myxococcus stipitatus:
TTCACCTCGGCGCGCAGGTGCGCGGACCGAGGCTCCATCAGCGGCCCCTTCGCCGTCAGCGAGCCCGACACCGAGCCGGACACGCCCGCCCACAACGGCTCCGAGGGCAGCAACGGACGGATTTCCGGAAGCGTCAGCGACAACGTGGCGTCATAGGGCCACGTGTCCTGCACCTTCATCTTCACGCGGCCGTCGGCGTCCTGGAACGGCCGGCCCCACACCTCGAGGTCCTTGCCCACCAGCCGTCCGGTGAGGTCCATGGCGCCGAGGTTCCGCTCCGCGAAGGTGACTCGCGGCGACTTCAACGTGACATCCACCACCGGGATATCCGAGGTGCCCGACACGACGCCATCCATCTCGAGCGTCCCCTGGATGCCCATGCGGCTCGCGACGTCCGGCCCCACCGTCTCCGCCAGCGACAGCTGGTCGCCACCAAAGCGGTAGTCCAGCCCGCCCGCGAACAACAGCGTGCCTTCCGCCCAGGTGCGCCCCAGCGGCCCTCGGAGCTCCGTGCGCTCGAGCACCATGGACTTGCCATCCACGAACCGCAGCCGCGCCGAGCCATCCCCCATCCTGCGTCCGAAGTACGCGGTGTCCTTCACATCGAAGGCGACCAGTCCCTCCAGCCGTTCGACGGGGCTGTCCACTTCCACGCGTCCGGATGCGGTGCCCGTCAGCGTGCCCTGCATCACCGCGAGCGCTGGCGTCAGCCCCGCCACCACGTCCACCAGGTCCTCGGTGCGGCCCTGCGGGACGTTCACCTCGAGGCGCAGGTTGAGCAGACGCGCGAAGCCCACGGCGGCCTTGCCGAAGTACTGCGTGCGCCCCTTCTGGCCGGTGAAGGACGGGAAGGCCAGCACGCCATCGGAGTAGGTCAGCTTCCCCTGGAGCACGCCCATCGAGAAGCCCCAGAAGACGAAGTCGCGGAACGACAGGCCGGACTCCACCTTCACCTGCGAGGCCGGGCCGGTAATCGAGTACGTCGCATTCCCGCGCCCCGCCCACTTCAGCCCCGCGATGTGGCCGAAGTCCGCCAGGTCCAGGTCCCCCTGGCCGTGGATGTCCAACCCAAGCGCGCTCCCGAGGAGCAGCGCCACGTCGCCCTGCACCTTCGAGTGTCCCGCGTCCGCGGTGATGTGGTTGAAGGACACCCGGTCCGTCTGCAACCTCACCTGTGCCTGCGCACGTGCCCGGTCGAACTCGAGGATGGTGAGCCCATCCGTCGCGGGCGCATCGAAGGGCCGCGTCGCCAGCGTGAACTTCCCGGTGCGCAGGTCCAACGGTCCCGACAGCGAGAAGCGCGGCAGCAGGTTGCCGCTGAGCTGCGCATCGAGCGTCGCGGGGAAGTCCACCCACGCGCCCTCCACTCCCGCCTTGTCCAGGATGCGCCCCAGCGACGCGTCCACCGTCTTCACGCTCACCTCGAGCGGGAAGAGCGGCGTCAGCCCCAGCTTGCCGGTGACGCTCACCCGGCCCGCGCCCACCGGCACCGTCACGTCCTCGATTCGCACTTCATCGCCCGAGTACGACAGGCGCGCGGAGATGTTGGCGGGACCGAACCGGTCGTAGCCCAGGCCGTTGCCCGACAGCTCGAGCGACACCGCGGGCGCCTCGGGCTTGCCCGCGATGGACACGCGGCTCCACAAGTGACCCGTGGCCTGCTTCGGCAAGAGCTTCGCTTGGGACAGCGTGCGCATCGGCAGGAAGACCTGCGCGTCCAGCGCCAGGTGCGGCTGACAGAGCGAGTCCACGCGTCCCGACACGGAGGTGCTGATGTCATCCAGTGACACCTCCGCTCGCTCCAGCTCCAGCAGCTCCTCGTCCGGGTCCAGGGCGCCCGCGATGGCGAGTCGCTGAAGCACCAGCTCCTGGCCGTTCGGGCCCAGGCGCACGAGTCCCCGGCGCGCCTCCGCGTCCAGCTCGATGGCGCCCCAGCGCTCCGTCCACCGCACGTCCAGGTCGGCGACCTCGACACGCCGTCCCTCGGGAAGCGCCAGCCGGAGCTCCGCGCCGGTGATGTCCAGCTTCGAAATCCGCAGGTGCTCGAGCGGCGCCAGGAAGCAGCCCTGCGACTTCTTCGAGGGCTCCGTCGACGGCCGCGACACATCCAGCGTCACCCGAGGCCGCTCGGCGCGAACCAGGGCCAGGGACAGCCGGCCGGAGAAGGGCCGCAGGAACCCCAGCTGCACCTCCGCGGTGTCCGCCGCCACCAGCGGCGTGTCCTCGCCGGGAAGGAAGAGCGAGAAGCCATGCACCACGACGCGCGAGCCCAGCGGGTCCAGCTCACAGCGCCCGATGCCGACGTCCAGCCCGAGCACGTCCGGCAGATGGCGCCGGGCCATCGTGCAGGCCACTTCCCACGTCCCGGGCATGCGCAACGCCAGCACACTCCCCGAAATGACGAGGAGCACGAGCAGCAGCGCTCGAAGCGCACCCTTGCGGCTCTGCGTGGCCAAAGCCCCTAGAGCTTACCCAGCCCTTCGAGGTAGCGGTCTATCTCCGCCAGGTCGAGCTTGTTGTTCGACGCTCGGGGCAGACGGGTCGCGGGGGGGCTTGCTCCCTCGGCCGCTCCTGGGGCAGCCGAGTTGATGCCCTGCAGTCCCAGGTTCTTTCCGATGCGATGCACCAGCTCCGCGGAGACCGTCTCCGCGCGCGCGAGGAACGCCTCGAAGAGGGCGTTGTCGCACAGGGTGTTGATGACACGCGGAGAACCGGACGAGTGCTCATGCACCGCCAGCAGGGCCTCGGGCGAGAACGGCATGCGCGGGCAGCCCGCGAGCCGGAGGCGGTGCTTGATGTAGGCCTCGGTGGACTCGGCGGTGAAGGGCTCGAGCTTGTAGCGCATGGCCACGCGCTGGGCGAGCGGCGGGTCCAGCTTCAGGTTCTTCTCAATCTCCGGCAGGCCGAAGAAGACGAACGAGATGAGCTTGCGCTCCGGCACTTCCAGGTTCAGCAGGCCGCGGAACTCCTCCATCAGCTCGCGCGTCTCCAGCATCTGCGCTTCGTCGATGAGGACGACGGCCTTCTTGCCGGACTCGTAGATTTGCAGGAGCCGCTGGTAGAGCTGCGACAGGAGCGCCAGCTTCTCCTGTGCGGGGTTCTCCACGCCCAGCTGCAGGGCGATGCGCCGCAGCAGCCAGTTGGCGGTGATGCCCGAGTGGATGATGACCAGCAGCGCGGCCTCGTACTCGGACTCGGGCAGCGAGTCGAGCATGCGGCGGGCCAGCGTCGTCTTCCCCGCGCCGATGTCGCCGACGAGGATGGACAGGCCCTTCATGTAGCTCACCGCGTGCATCAGCCGCGTGAGCGCCTGCGAGTGCTGCGCCGAGTTGTAATAGAACCGGCTCACGGGAGCGTTGGAGAAGGGCTCCTGCGTGAGGTCGAAGAAATCGAGGTAGGTCGTCATGGGCTCGCCGGACCTCGGGGGCAACTACACGTAACCGACCTTGCGCGCCTTGGGCGCGCCGGCCGCTGGCACCGGGGGATTCGCCACCGCCGCCGCGGGCGCGGCCCCATGGGCCTTGGAACCATTCACCGGAGCAGGCGCTGGCGTGGGCAGGGGGTCCTCCTCCGGCTGGGTACTGGCCGCGAGCCGGGAGACCTGCGCCCCCACGTCGCGGTACTTCGCATCCATCGCCGCCACACGCTGGTAGTGGTGCAGCGCCTTGCCGGGCTCGCCATGGGCCTCCCAGGCCACCGCCAGCTCGAAGCCCAGCGCCTTCGCCGCCTCACCCGAGGCGTGGGGACTCGCCAGGCCCTCGCGGAACGTCTCCACCGCCGCGCCCGCATCGCCGCGCAGCAGGTGCAGCATCCCCATCATCGTGACGCAATCCAGCTCGCGCTTCGTGCCGGTACAGCCCTGACGGGCCACCTCGAACTCATGGAGCGCGTCGTCCAGCAGGCCCATCTCCTTGTAGGCGATGCCCAGGTCGTAGTGCGTGTCCACGTCCTCGGGCTTCACCACCTTGGCCAGGCTCTTCTTGAACTCGGAGAACACCTCCTCCACCGAGTACTGGAAGTCCTCTTCCGCGGGCGCCGCCGCCGCGGTGTCGTCGCCCAGGTTGTCGATTTCGCCGGCCAGCTCCGCCGCCAGGTCGAACGCGTCCCGCTCTCCGGCCGACTCCGTCACCGG
This window contains:
- a CDS encoding ExeA family protein, with the protein product MTTYLDFFDLTQEPFSNAPVSRFYYNSAQHSQALTRLMHAVSYMKGLSILVGDIGAGKTTLARRMLDSLPESEYEAALLVIIHSGITANWLLRRIALQLGVENPAQEKLALLSQLYQRLLQIYESGKKAVVLIDEAQMLETRELMEEFRGLLNLEVPERKLISFVFFGLPEIEKNLKLDPPLAQRVAMRYKLEPFTAESTEAYIKHRLRLAGCPRMPFSPEALLAVHEHSSGSPRVINTLCDNALFEAFLARAETVSAELVHRIGKNLGLQGINSAAPGAAEGASPPATRLPRASNNKLDLAEIDRYLEGLGKL
- a CDS encoding translocation/assembly module TamB domain-containing protein, with the protein product MATQSRKGALRALLLVLLVISGSVLALRMPGTWEVACTMARRHLPDVLGLDVGIGRCELDPLGSRVVVHGFSLFLPGEDTPLVAADTAEVQLGFLRPFSGRLSLALVRAERPRVTLDVSRPSTEPSKKSQGCFLAPLEHLRISKLDITGAELRLALPEGRRVEVADLDVRWTERWGAIELDAEARRGLVRLGPNGQELVLQRLAIAGALDPDEELLELERAEVSLDDISTSVSGRVDSLCQPHLALDAQVFLPMRTLSQAKLLPKQATGHLWSRVSIAGKPEAPAVSLELSGNGLGYDRFGPANISARLSYSGDEVRIEDVTVPVGAGRVSVTGKLGLTPLFPLEVSVKTVDASLGRILDKAGVEGAWVDFPATLDAQLSGNLLPRFSLSGPLDLRTGKFTLATRPFDAPATDGLTILEFDRARAQAQVRLQTDRVSFNHITADAGHSKVQGDVALLLGSALGLDIHGQGDLDLADFGHIAGLKWAGRGNATYSITGPASQVKVESGLSFRDFVFWGFSMGVLQGKLTYSDGVLAFPSFTGQKGRTQYFGKAAVGFARLLNLRLEVNVPQGRTEDLVDVVAGLTPALAVMQGTLTGTASGRVEVDSPVERLEGLVAFDVKDTAYFGRRMGDGSARLRFVDGKSMVLERTELRGPLGRTWAEGTLLFAGGLDYRFGGDQLSLAETVGPDVASRMGIQGTLEMDGVVSGTSDIPVVDVTLKSPRVTFAERNLGAMDLTGRLVGKDLEVWGRPFQDADGRVKMKVQDTWPYDATLSLTLPEIRPLLPSEPLWAGVSGSVSGSLTAKGPLMEPRSAHLRAEVNKLVLSRHDVRGENAAPILLSYEKGKLDVQPFRFNGPYVDLNMGGWMTTAGGIGLTLRGGGDLRLLESLAPAMVERATGRVTVDAEATGTLDAPSVVGSAELAEVRVAMRDMPVNIRNLSARAELTGQRMLLEHLQGQLNEGRISARGDIRLARFLPQRLGLTVQLDEVPYRLTEDLPATFSGLLQVVGPPRGFTVTGGLDIVKMRYQKALDVDALLKSMQKRSPALSSAASSVSGEQQKPWVIWDVNVHFGDVRVDNNLAKARMLGDIRLTGTDLRPGLLGRVELAEGSQAFFRNNPFTISQGQMEFQDASSLEPVFEVQAQTQVREYVVKLHAFGKPSDPQILLSSEPALVEGDIVSLLTLGFTSSDRETAASAGAGLAAEALFNVSGLDRQVQRFLPSNPVLRDLSLQISTTYNDATRQAEPTAQLESKFLSEQLKVGMTQPVSGRGTRARAEYRFDDRLSAQAQWDNENSEASFGNLGLELKLSWEVE